In Lacinutrix sp. Bg11-31, the DNA window ATCTAAATCTCATTAAACTCTAAAAGCCAAAAAATGATATACAAATGCTGTATTAGAACAAGTGCTTATAATTTTGTTTTTCTTAAAACTTAAGCTCTTATGGAATGACACGAGAATCGTGTAGAAAAAAATATCACCTATAAATACTCAATTACGAGAATTTTGATAACAACTAAAAACTAGCTTTTTTTTGGCGTTGGCAAGCGATGGATAATTGTATTTAAAAATAAATGCCATGAGTATTTAAATTTTTAAAAAGCAATCGAGCGTTTGGCAGCGGCTATTTTACATAATATAGAATTATAGCTACAAAACAATATATATGAAGTTTGTTCTAAATAGCTTTTAATGATGAATCATCCACTGAATAATCCCTAATTAAAAATGTATTATAATGTTCTGCGTTATTTAACTTTGCTTGGGCAAAGCAAAGTCTAATTATCTCTATTTTACATAAAAAAAACTCTATAAAAGTTTCTTATATACTGTAATGGAACACTCTTTTTATGAAGCGACGTAAGAGCGAAGTGAAATGTGTTATATTACTACAAAGCTTAATTGCATAAGTTGACTAGCAATTGATAATCCTATGAAAACGGAAAGTATTGGATAAAACCTAATAAGCATTTAAAGGATAAGATATGTAGGATAGCCTTTTTGATTTTAAAATAATGAAATTTGAAGGTTATAATAAACTTTTTTACTCTAAACTTATGTTAAACAAAATTTAGAGTTGTTAAAATTTCATACCTTTGGAATTAAGATGAAGCAAGTATCACATAAAATATTGTCAATTCTAATGGCTTTTGTAGTGTTATTCTCTACAATGTCCTTTACAATGAGCATGCATTATTGTGGAGGTACTTTAGTAGAAACTGCCATATTCCAAAAAGCAAAAGGCTGTGGTATGGAAATGCAAAAACCTTCTTCCGAAGGTTGTTCAATTAACAAGAAAAATTGTTGTGATGATAAGCAATTAATAGTTGATGGTCAGAACGAATTAAAATTACAAGTCGATAAAATTTCTTTTGAACAACAAGTATTTATAGCTTCATTTGTTTACACATATATTAACCTTTTTGAAGGTTTAAATGAAAATGTATCTTCGTTTGAAGAATACGAACCACCACTCATCATAAAAGAAATCTTCAAGATTGACGAGACTTACTTAATTTGATTTTTAAACAATAGACTGTTTTATCCTATAACTGTATTGTTATAAGGATAATTTGTTGTATTCGGTGTTTTCATAGCGCCAATGTCTAACTGTTTAATTATCAAACTATATGCTTAATAAAGCAATCAAATTTCTTATCGAGAATAAACTCGTTGCAGTGCTATTACTCGTCCTTTTTGTTGGATGGGGAACTGTCAACACACCTTTTAATTGGGAAACTGGATTTTTACCAAGTAATCCTGTAGCTGTAGATGCTATTCCAGATATTGGCGAGAACCAACAAATTGTTTTCACCAAATGGGATGGTCGTTCGCCACAAGATATTGAAGACCAAATCACGTATCCATTAACCACATCTTTACTTGGGATTCCTGGAGTAAAAACAATTCGTAGTTCATCAATGTTTGGGTTTTCGAGCATCTATATCATTTTTGAGGAAGATATTGAGTTTTACTGGAGTAGAAGTAGAATTTTAGAAAAACTAAACTCATTACCAAACGGATTATTACCCGAAAATGTAAATCCTGCATTGGGACCAGATGCCACAGGTTTAGGGCAAATATTTTGGTACACATTGGAAGGTCGTGATGAAAACGGAAAAGTAACTGGTGGTTGGGATTTACAGGAATTGCGAAGTATTCAAGATTACTATGTAAAATATTCGCTGTCAGCTGCAAGTGGTGTTTCTGAAGTGGCATCTATTGGCGGTTACGTACAAGAATATCAAGTAGATGTTAATCCAGAATTAATGCGTCAATATAATATAGGTTTAAACCAAGTTGTAAAAGCTGTAAAAGAAAGCAATAAAGACATTGGAGCGCAAACTTTAGAAATAAATCAAGCCGAATATTTAGTTCGTGGTTTAGGCTATGTAAAATCGATTGAAGATATCGAAAATGCTGTAGTAACTTCAGAAGATTATACTTCTATTAAAATTAAAGATATTGGTAAAGTATCAATAGGTCCTGCAACACGCAGAGGCTTATTAGATAAAGAAGGTGCAGAAGTTGTTGGTGGTGTTGTTGTTGCAAGATATGGTGCAAATCCTATGGAAGTGATTACAAATGTAAAAGCTAAAATAGACGAACTTAAAGGAGGATTACCAACAAAAGTATTAGCAGATGGACGCATATCTCAATTAACCGTTGTTCCTTTTTATGATCGTACCGAACTTATTGAAGAAACTTTAGACACACTTAACGAAGCATTAACACTAGAAATATTAATTACCATTCTGGTGATTATAATTATGGTTTTTAATTTAAGAGCTTCTATTTTAATTTCTGGATTACTACCTGTTGCAGTACTAATGGTTTTTGTCGCTATGAAACTGTTTAATGTAGATGCTAATATTGTAGCACTTTCTGGTATCGCTATTGCTATTGGAACTATGGTAGACGTAGGTGTTATACTTGCAGAAAATATGATAAGGCATCTGGATGATAACAATTTACGATTGCGTGAAGATGGCACAGAATACACTATAAATGAAGTGGTTTACAATGCAACTGCCGAAGTTTCTGGAGCAATTTTAACTGCTGTTTTAACTACAATTATAAGTTTTGTACCTGTGTTTACAATGATTGGAGCAGAAGGAAAACTATTTAGACCTTTAGCGTTTACAAAAACAATGGCATTATCAGCATCTTTAGTTATTGCCTTGTTTTTAATTCCACCATTTGCTGCGTATTTATTCCGAAAAACAACACTTAAAAATTCGTTTAGATATCTTTTAAATGGAGCTTTAATAGGTGTAGGAATTGTAATTGTGATAAGTGGTTATTGGTTAGGAACTATTTTAATAGCTTTCGGAATTACTGGATTATTAGGCGTTTTTGGAAAACTAGATACCAAAAAAATAAATCTAATAAATATTATTATTTCTTCGGTTGCAATTGTATTTCTACTTGCCGAATATTGGAGACCGTTAGGCTTTGATAGAAGTATTTTAATCAACTTAATTTTTGTATCTATTATTTGCTTCGGAATTTTAGGAATATTCACAATTTTTAGAAAATATTATGGTCAAATTTTAAAATGGGCTTTAGCAAATAAAGTATTGTTTTTAATAATTCCTGCAACCGTTCTTATTTCTGGAGCTTGGATTATGAATAATACAGGAAAAGAATTTATGCCATCTTTAAACGAAGGCTCTTTTCTATTAATGCCAACGTCTTTACCACATTCTGGTGTTGAAGAAAATAAACGTGTATTGCAACAATTAGATATGGCTGTTGCTACTATTCCAGAAATTGAAACTGTAGTAGGAAAAGCTGGTAGAACAGAATCTGCTTTAGATCCTGCACCTTTATCAATGTACGAAAATATGATTCAGTACAAATCTGAATATATGCGTAATTCAGAAGGAAAAAGACAACGCTACAAAGTAAATGACGATGGTTTATTCGAATTAAAAGATGAACGTTTTATTGCAAATCCTAACAATTCAGAAAACACAACGCTTACGAAACTTGAGCATTCTCAATTAATTATAGATAACGATGGTGAATTCTATAGAAACTGGCGACCAGAAATTAAAAATCCTGATGATATTTGGAATGAAATAGTAAGAGTCACCAAATTACCAGGAGTAACTTCTGCTCCAAAATTACAACCTATAGAAACCAGATTGGTAATGCTTCAAACAGGAATGCGCGCACCAATGGGAATAAAAGTAAAAGGACAAGATTTAAAACAAATTGAAGCTTTTGGTTTACAATTAGAAAGTCTTTTAAAACAAGCAGAAGGTGTTAAAGTGGAAGCAGTTTTTGCAGATAGAATTGTTGGTAAACCCTATTTGCTAATTGATATTGATAGAGAAAAAATAGCACGTTACGGCATATCTATTCAAGATGTACAAGATGTTTTAAAAGTCGCAATTGGCGGAATGCAATTAACTCAAACCGTTGAAGGAAGAGAACGTTATGGTATACGAGTGCGTTATCCAAGAGAGTTGCGTGGTAATCCAGAAGATATAAAAGACATCTATATTCCTGTTGAAAAAGGAAGTCCTATACCATTAAGCGAATTAGCAACTATTCGATATGAACAAGGTCCACAAGTTATAAAAAGTGAAGACACCTTTTTAGTAGGTTACGTGTTGTTTGATAAATTAGACGGATTTGCAGAAGTGGATGTAGTAGAAAATGCACAAGCTTTGTTTCAACAGAAAATAGATTCTGGCGAATTAATTGTTCCAAAAGGCATCAGTTATAAGTTTACAGGAACTTACGAAAACCAATTACGAGCAGAAAAAACATTGTCTGTTGTCGTTCCATTAGCACTTGCTATTATTTTCTTGATTCTGTATTTTCAGTTTAAATCTGTAACTACATCGTTAATGGTTTTTACAGGAATTACTGTTGCATTTGCAGGTGGTTTTATTATGATTTGGTTATATGGTCAAGATTGGTTTTTCAATTTTAGCTTCTTTGGTGAGAATATGCGAGACCTATTTAATATGAAAACCATCAATTTAAGTGTAGCAGTTTGGGTTGGTTTTATTGCACTATTTGGTATTGCTACAGATGATGGAGTAGTAATGGCAACCTACTTAACACAATCTTTTGATCGCGAAAAACCTTCAGATAAAAAAAGTATTAGAACCGCTGCTTTACATGCAGCAGAAAAACGCATTAGACCTTGTTTAATGACTACAGTAACTACTATTCTTGCCTTATTACCTGTATTAACATCCACAGGAAAAGGAAGTGATATTATGATTCCTATGGCAATTCCAATTTTTGGAGGAATGGTCATAGACATCACGTCTTACTTTATTGTTCCAGTTTTATATAGTTGGAGAGAAGAGTTTAAACTAAAAAGAAAAAACAAATGAAAAGAATAATTTTTATACTCATAAGTCTTTTAACTGTTGGTTTTTCTAATGCACAAGAATTAGAAATTTTCATTGATGAAGGATTAAACAATAATCCTGAAATTCAAAAATTCGAATTACAGTATAACATTGCTACTGAAAAAGTGAATGAAGTTAAGACACTACCAAATACTGAATTTGGTGTAGGTTATTTTATAAGTGAACCAGAAACCAGAACAGGAGCACAACGTTTTAAAGTATCAGCAAAACAAATGTTGCCTTGGTTTGGTACTATTACTTCACGCGAAAGTTATGTAAGTTCATTGGCAGATGCTAAATACGAAGACATTGTTATTGCAAAACGAAAAGTAATAGCTTCAATTTCTCAATCCTATTACAATTTGTATGCTAGTAAAGGAAAACAAGATGTACTAACAGAAAATATAAAACTTCTAAAAACCTACGAAACATTAGCACTAACATCTGTTGAAGTTGGTAAAGCATCAGCTGTAGATGTATTACGATTACAAATGCGTCAAAATGAAATGCAACAATTATTAGAGGTATTGAGCCAAGAATTTTTGGCTGAACAAACCACTTTTAATAAACTATTAAATCGAGACAAAACTATTGCAATAAATGTTATAAATGAATTGAATTTACCTTCGGAAGATTTTGAAATAACTTCTGAAAATTTAGCATTACATCCAGAATTGTTGAAATATGATAAACTTTATAGTTCCGTAGAACAATCCGAATTATTGAATCAAAAAGAAAGCAGTCCAATGATTGGTTTTGGACTAGATTATATAAGCGTTAACGAACGTCCTAATATGAATTTTAGTGACAACGGAAAGGATATCTTCATGCCAATGGTTTCGCTTTCAATTCCAATATTCAATAATAAATACAAATCGCAAACCAAGCAAAATGAGTTGCAACAAAAAGTAATTTTAGCTCAAAAGCAAGAACGCTTAAATATGTTAGAAACGCTTTTAGATAAAGCAGTAAACGAAAGAATTTCAGGAAGAATAAGTTATAATACTCAAACTAAAAACTTAAAACAAGCCAAAGATGCTGAAACCATTTTAATAAGAAGCTACGAAACAGGAACCATAGATTTTAATGATGTTTTAGATATTCAAGAACTACAATTAAAGTTTCAAATAAATCAAATAGAATCTATTAAAACCTACTATTTACAAACTACAATTATTAACTATTTAACACAGTAATAATGAAACACACATATCACATTCACGGAATGACCTGTAACGGTTGTCGTAATCACGTAGAAGAAACGCTTTCAAAAGTGAAAGGTGTTTTAAAAGCAACTGTTGATTTAGAAAAAGCAGAAGCAACTATCGAAATGGAATCACATATTGCATTAGAAACATTTCAAAAAGCGCTTAAAAATGATGGTGGACGATATAGTATTAATAATTTTGGAGAACAGCATCCTATCGACAGAAAAGAAGAAAAACCAATTGTTAAAGGAATAGGAACATTTTATTGCCCAATGCATTGCGAAGGCGAAAAAACTTATGATAAAGCTGGCGATTGTTCTGTTTGCGGAATGGATTTAGTGGAAGAACGAAATTTATCAACAGCTTTATCCAATCAATGGACGTGTTCTATGCACCCAGAAGTTATAAAAGACGAAGCTGGAGCTTGTCCAATTTGCGGAATGGATTTAGTGCCATTAGAAGCAGATATTTCAGCAGAAGATAAAACCTATAAAAAGCTATTAAAAAAGTTTTGGATTGCAGTCATTTTTACTGTTCCTATATTTTTAATCGCAATGTCTGAAATGTTAGAAAACAATCCATTGTATGCTGTTTTAGGGCAAAAGAATTGGAATTGGATTCAGTTCTCATTATCAATTCCTGTCGTCTTTTATGCAACTTGGATGTTCTTTAAGCGTGCTTGGACTTCCATAAAAACAATGAACCTTAATATGTTTACGCTTATTGGTATTGGTTCAGGAATAGCTTGGCTATTTAGTGTATTTGCAATGTTGTTTCCTGAGGTTTTTCCTGCGGATTTCAAAACTGCTGATGGTAATGTATTTGTGTATTTTGAAGCAACAACAGTTATTCTAACATTAGTTTTATTAGGTCAATTATTAGAAGCAAGAGCACACAGTCAAACAAGTGGAGCAATTAAGGAATTACTAAAATTAGTACCATCAACAGCAACTTTTGTTAATAATGGAGTAGATGAAGTCATTGCAATTGATAAGATTGAACAAGGGAATTTACTACGTGTTAAGCCTGGCGAGAAAATACCAGTCGATGGTAGTATTGTTGAAGGTTATAGTAATATTGATGAATCTATGATTACTGGAGAACCTATTCCAGTAGATAAAAATGTGGATGACAAAGTGAGTTCTGGAACCATAAACGGATCAAAATCATTTGTAATGAAAGCCGAAAAAGTAGGTTCAGAAACTTTACTTTCGCAAATTATTCATATGGTAAATAATGCCAGCCGTTCTAAAGCACCAATTCAAAAATTAGCTGATAGAATTTCTAAATATTTTGTCCCTATCGTTTTAATCCTTTCAGTAATCACATTTATTGCATGGGCAATTTTTGGTCCAGAACCTGCTTATGTGTTTGCCTTTGTAAATGCTATTGCAGTATTAATTATTGCGTGTCCTTGCGCATTAGGTTTGGCAACACCAATGTCTGTTATGGTTGGTGTTGGTAGAGCTGCACAATCTGGAGTTTTAATAAAAAATGCAGAAGCTTTAGAAAAAATGAATAAAGTGGATACGCTTATTGTTGATAAAACAGGAACAATTACGGAAGGAAAACCATCTGTAGAAAAAGTAATTTCTGTAAATAAAATAGAAGAAAAAAACTTACTTAAATACATATCATCTTTAAACCAATATAGCGAGCATCCTTTAGCAAAAGCAATCGTTAATTATGGGAAATCGAAAGAAATATCCATCACTAAAGTAAACGATTTTGAAGCAGTAGCAGGAAAAGGAGTTATTGGTACAGTGGATTCAAAAAAGATAACATTGGGTAATGCCAAACTGTTAGAACAGTTTTCTATTTCAATTTCAAAAGATTTAGCCAACAAAGTTGTAGCTGAACAAGAACAAGGTAAAACAGTTTCATATATAACTGTAGAAAATGAAGCAGTTGGTTATGTCACTATTTTTGATGCCATTAAAAAAACAAGTCAAAAAGCAATAACAGAATTGCAAAATAATGGCGTTGAAGTTATAATGCTAACAGGTGATAATAAGAATACTGCAAAAGCAGTAGCAGCACAATTAAACCTAAAGCATTACAAAGCAGAATGTCTTCCAGAAGATAAACTTAACGAAATTAAAACACTTCAAGAACAAGGTAAAGTGGTTGCAATGGCAGGCGATGGTATTAATGACGCACCTGCATTAGCTCAATCTGATGTTGGTATTGCAATGGGAACAGGAACTGATGTTGCCATAGAAAGTGCCTCAATAACTTTGGTGAAAGGCGATTTGCAAGGTATTGTAAAAGCGAAAAAATTAAGCCATAAAGTGGTAAAAAATATTCAACAGAATCTCTTTTTTGCATTCATCTATAATGTCTTAGGAGTTCCAATTGCAGCTGGTCTTTTATATCCTATTTTCGGATTATTACTCTCACCAATGATTGCTGCTTTGGCAATGAGTTTTAGTTCGGTATCCGTAATTGTAAATGCTTTAAGATTAAGAAATATTAAAATATAGATAGATGTTTAAAACAGTTTTTAAAATATCAAAAATGGATTGTCCTTCTGAAGAAAATCTGATACGAATGAAACTATCAGATATAGATGGCATCAAGCAACTTGGTTTTGATTTAGAGAATAGAATTTTAACGGTATTTCATATTAACGAAGTTATTCCTATTGAAAATGCTATAAAGGAACTAAATCTAAAAGAAAGTAAAGTTAGTTCCGAGCAAACGGAAATAATTATGGAAGAATCTAGTACAAATCAATCCAAACTTTTATGGACGGTTTTAATAATCAATTTTCTATTCTTCATAATAGAAATGAGTACAGGAATCATTTCAAAATCAATGGGTTTGGTGGCTGATAGTTTAGATATGCTTGCCGATTCTTTTGTATATGGTTTAAGCCTTTTAGCAGTTGGTGGAACAGTTTTAAAAAAGAAACGCATTGCAAAATATGCAGGTTATTTACAAATAACACTTGCTGTCATAGGCATTATTGAGGTTGTTCGTAGATTTTTAGGTTTTGATGCTTTGCCTGTGTTTTCTACAATGATTGTCGTTTCAATCTTTGCTTTAATCGCCAATGGAATTTGTCTTTTCTTATTACAAAAATCTAAAAGTACAGAAGCGCATATGCGTGCAAGTATGATATTTACCTCTAACGATATTATTATCAATGTAGGTGTAATAATTGCAGGACTGTTAGTGAATTGGCTACACTCTGGAATACCAGATTTAATAATAGGAATAATCGTTTTTACAATAGTAATTCAAGGTGCTTTAAGAATTTTAAAATTGAGTAATTAAAATATAATAAAATGAAAAAATATATAATTTATATCGGAATATTAGCTATTGGCTTACTTTTAGGTTGGTTGCTTTTTGGAAATGTATCAACTAAAGAAACAGAACACAATCACGATACCATTTCAGAAACCAATCAAATGTGGACGTGTTCTATGCATCCACAAATTATGCAACCAGAAGCTGGAGATTGTCCAATTTGCGGAATGGATTTAATTCCAGCAGAAAATAGTTCGGAAGGATTATTAGCAGACCAATTTAAACTTACAGAAAATGCAATGGCATTGGCAAACATTCAAACTTCAATTGTTGGTAATGGTAAAGCAGAAGATAATACCATTAAATTATCTGGGAAGATTGTTGCCAATGAAGAAGCTAATGCAGTACAGGTAAGTTATTTTTCTGGAAGAATAGAACGACTTAATATGAATTTTACAGGTGAAGAAGTTCGCAAAGGACAACTATTGGCAACTATTTACTCGCCTGAATTATATGCTGCTCAACAAGAACTCATTACAGCAGCTTCATTAAAAGAATCGCAACCAGCATTGTACAAAGCAGTTCGTAATAAATTAAAATTATGGAAGCTTTCTGAAAACCAAATTAATCAAATAGAAACCTCTGGTAAGGTTAAAGAAAATTTTCCTGTATACGCAACGGTTTCAGGAACAGTTTCAGAAAAATTAGT includes these proteins:
- a CDS encoding efflux RND transporter permease subunit codes for the protein MLNKAIKFLIENKLVAVLLLVLFVGWGTVNTPFNWETGFLPSNPVAVDAIPDIGENQQIVFTKWDGRSPQDIEDQITYPLTTSLLGIPGVKTIRSSSMFGFSSIYIIFEEDIEFYWSRSRILEKLNSLPNGLLPENVNPALGPDATGLGQIFWYTLEGRDENGKVTGGWDLQELRSIQDYYVKYSLSAASGVSEVASIGGYVQEYQVDVNPELMRQYNIGLNQVVKAVKESNKDIGAQTLEINQAEYLVRGLGYVKSIEDIENAVVTSEDYTSIKIKDIGKVSIGPATRRGLLDKEGAEVVGGVVVARYGANPMEVITNVKAKIDELKGGLPTKVLADGRISQLTVVPFYDRTELIEETLDTLNEALTLEILITILVIIIMVFNLRASILISGLLPVAVLMVFVAMKLFNVDANIVALSGIAIAIGTMVDVGVILAENMIRHLDDNNLRLREDGTEYTINEVVYNATAEVSGAILTAVLTTIISFVPVFTMIGAEGKLFRPLAFTKTMALSASLVIALFLIPPFAAYLFRKTTLKNSFRYLLNGALIGVGIVIVISGYWLGTILIAFGITGLLGVFGKLDTKKINLINIIISSVAIVFLLAEYWRPLGFDRSILINLIFVSIICFGILGIFTIFRKYYGQILKWALANKVLFLIIPATVLISGAWIMNNTGKEFMPSLNEGSFLLMPTSLPHSGVEENKRVLQQLDMAVATIPEIETVVGKAGRTESALDPAPLSMYENMIQYKSEYMRNSEGKRQRYKVNDDGLFELKDERFIANPNNSENTTLTKLEHSQLIIDNDGEFYRNWRPEIKNPDDIWNEIVRVTKLPGVTSAPKLQPIETRLVMLQTGMRAPMGIKVKGQDLKQIEAFGLQLESLLKQAEGVKVEAVFADRIVGKPYLLIDIDREKIARYGISIQDVQDVLKVAIGGMQLTQTVEGRERYGIRVRYPRELRGNPEDIKDIYIPVEKGSPIPLSELATIRYEQGPQVIKSEDTFLVGYVLFDKLDGFAEVDVVENAQALFQQKIDSGELIVPKGISYKFTGTYENQLRAEKTLSVVVPLALAIIFLILYFQFKSVTTSLMVFTGITVAFAGGFIMIWLYGQDWFFNFSFFGENMRDLFNMKTINLSVAVWVGFIALFGIATDDGVVMATYLTQSFDREKPSDKKSIRTAALHAAEKRIRPCLMTTVTTILALLPVLTSTGKGSDIMIPMAIPIFGGMVIDITSYFIVPVLYSWREEFKLKRKNK
- a CDS encoding TolC family protein, whose translation is MKRIIFILISLLTVGFSNAQELEIFIDEGLNNNPEIQKFELQYNIATEKVNEVKTLPNTEFGVGYFISEPETRTGAQRFKVSAKQMLPWFGTITSRESYVSSLADAKYEDIVIAKRKVIASISQSYYNLYASKGKQDVLTENIKLLKTYETLALTSVEVGKASAVDVLRLQMRQNEMQQLLEVLSQEFLAEQTTFNKLLNRDKTIAINVINELNLPSEDFEITSENLALHPELLKYDKLYSSVEQSELLNQKESSPMIGFGLDYISVNERPNMNFSDNGKDIFMPMVSLSIPIFNNKYKSQTKQNELQQKVILAQKQERLNMLETLLDKAVNERISGRISYNTQTKNLKQAKDAETILIRSYETGTIDFNDVLDIQELQLKFQINQIESIKTYYLQTTIINYLTQ
- a CDS encoding cation transporter gives rise to the protein MFKTVFKISKMDCPSEENLIRMKLSDIDGIKQLGFDLENRILTVFHINEVIPIENAIKELNLKESKVSSEQTEIIMEESSTNQSKLLWTVLIINFLFFIIEMSTGIISKSMGLVADSLDMLADSFVYGLSLLAVGGTVLKKKRIAKYAGYLQITLAVIGIIEVVRRFLGFDALPVFSTMIVVSIFALIANGICLFLLQKSKSTEAHMRASMIFTSNDIIINVGVIIAGLLVNWLHSGIPDLIIGIIVFTIVIQGALRILKLSN
- a CDS encoding heavy metal translocating P-type ATPase — its product is MKHTYHIHGMTCNGCRNHVEETLSKVKGVLKATVDLEKAEATIEMESHIALETFQKALKNDGGRYSINNFGEQHPIDRKEEKPIVKGIGTFYCPMHCEGEKTYDKAGDCSVCGMDLVEERNLSTALSNQWTCSMHPEVIKDEAGACPICGMDLVPLEADISAEDKTYKKLLKKFWIAVIFTVPIFLIAMSEMLENNPLYAVLGQKNWNWIQFSLSIPVVFYATWMFFKRAWTSIKTMNLNMFTLIGIGSGIAWLFSVFAMLFPEVFPADFKTADGNVFVYFEATTVILTLVLLGQLLEARAHSQTSGAIKELLKLVPSTATFVNNGVDEVIAIDKIEQGNLLRVKPGEKIPVDGSIVEGYSNIDESMITGEPIPVDKNVDDKVSSGTINGSKSFVMKAEKVGSETLLSQIIHMVNNASRSKAPIQKLADRISKYFVPIVLILSVITFIAWAIFGPEPAYVFAFVNAIAVLIIACPCALGLATPMSVMVGVGRAAQSGVLIKNAEALEKMNKVDTLIVDKTGTITEGKPSVEKVISVNKIEEKNLLKYISSLNQYSEHPLAKAIVNYGKSKEISITKVNDFEAVAGKGVIGTVDSKKITLGNAKLLEQFSISISKDLANKVVAEQEQGKTVSYITVENEAVGYVTIFDAIKKTSQKAITELQNNGVEVIMLTGDNKNTAKAVAAQLNLKHYKAECLPEDKLNEIKTLQEQGKVVAMAGDGINDAPALAQSDVGIAMGTGTDVAIESASITLVKGDLQGIVKAKKLSHKVVKNIQQNLFFAFIYNVLGVPIAAGLLYPIFGLLLSPMIAALAMSFSSVSVIVNALRLRNIKI